A region from the Halosolutus gelatinilyticus genome encodes:
- a CDS encoding cupredoxin domain-containing protein, translating to MTTAIAGCSDGGGGPGDNESGDNQSGDNESGDNESGGNETEDNETGGNESEGGGGSSELIESGTEIELGGEVQGWQGQAPDQIADQTNPTLVLQEGESYDITWENLDGQGHNIEIRNDNDEVVDDYSTEIMDQQGETQTLTVDEVTSEMTQYVCQPHEGTMNGEIQVESGGGGGAGNESGGNETEGNESGGNESEGNESGGNESGDSESEDGGSGDTETE from the coding sequence GTGACCACGGCTATCGCCGGTTGTTCCGACGGCGGTGGCGGTCCCGGCGACAACGAGTCCGGTGACAACCAATCCGGCGATAACGAGTCCGGTGACAACGAGTCCGGCGGCAACGAAACCGAAGATAACGAAACCGGAGGTAACGAGAGCGAAGGCGGCGGCGGCAGTAGCGAACTGATCGAGTCCGGAACGGAGATCGAACTCGGTGGCGAGGTCCAGGGATGGCAGGGACAAGCACCCGATCAGATCGCCGACCAGACGAATCCGACGCTCGTCCTGCAGGAAGGCGAGTCGTACGACATCACCTGGGAGAACCTCGACGGCCAGGGTCACAACATCGAGATCCGCAACGACAACGACGAAGTCGTCGACGACTACTCGACCGAGATCATGGATCAGCAAGGCGAGACCCAGACGCTCACGGTCGACGAGGTCACAAGCGAGATGACCCAGTACGTCTGCCAGCCCCACGAGGGGACGATGAACGGCGAGATCCAGGTCGAAAGCGGCGGTGGCGGCGGAGCGGGCAACGAATCCGGAGGTAACGAAACCGAGGGTAACGAATCCGGAGGCAACGAATCCGAAGGGAACGAGTCTGGAGGCAACGAATCCGGAGACAGCGAATCCGAGGACGGCGGGTCCGGAGATACCGAGACCGAATAA
- a CDS encoding dodecin family protein, producing the protein MTVKVIELVGNSSESWEDAAQNALADADETLENISGIEIVSQTADVENGEIDQYRTTVHVSFGLQR; encoded by the coding sequence ATGACAGTCAAAGTAATCGAACTCGTTGGGAACTCGTCAGAATCGTGGGAGGACGCCGCTCAGAACGCGCTGGCGGACGCCGACGAGACGCTCGAAAACATCAGCGGCATCGAGATCGTCTCACAGACGGCGGACGTCGAGAACGGAGAGATCGATCAGTACCGTACGACGGTTCACGTGTCGTTCGGCCTCCAGCGGTAG
- the phoU gene encoding phosphate signaling complex protein PhoU, translating to MARKSYQEKLVELREDVLYMSEVVMERLRMGLDALEQKDEVLAREVIEGDSEVNQMYLDLEQECIELFALQQPVASDLRFIAASFKIITDLERIGDLATNLGEYTLDSRRNLFPDVDVQEMGDMTLEMIEDAMRAYDAEDADACRKLATRDDDVDRFAERASEIVVRDLIERELESADEVEQLLQDVSRLLLTIRDLERIGDHSVNIAARTLYMVENDDELIY from the coding sequence ATGGCCAGAAAATCGTACCAGGAGAAACTCGTGGAACTCCGCGAGGACGTTCTCTACATGAGCGAAGTCGTCATGGAACGACTTCGGATGGGGCTCGACGCGTTAGAGCAGAAAGACGAGGTGCTCGCCCGCGAGGTGATCGAGGGCGACAGCGAGGTCAACCAGATGTACCTCGATCTCGAACAGGAGTGTATCGAGCTGTTCGCGCTCCAGCAGCCGGTCGCGAGCGACTTGCGCTTTATCGCCGCGTCGTTCAAGATCATCACCGACTTGGAGCGGATCGGCGACCTCGCCACCAACCTCGGCGAGTACACCCTCGACTCCCGGCGCAACCTCTTCCCCGACGTCGACGTCCAGGAGATGGGCGACATGACCCTCGAGATGATCGAGGATGCGATGCGCGCCTACGACGCCGAAGACGCCGACGCCTGTCGGAAGCTCGCCACCAGGGACGACGACGTCGATCGGTTCGCCGAGAGAGCGAGCGAGATCGTCGTTCGCGACCTGATCGAGCGGGAACTCGAGTCGGCGGACGAGGTCGAACAGCTCCTCCAGGACGTCTCGCGACTGTTGCTGACGATCCGGGATCTCGAACGGATCGGCGACCACTCGGTCAACATCGCTGCCAGGACGCTGTACATGGTCGAGAACGACGACGAACTCATCTACTGA
- the pstB gene encoding phosphate ABC transporter ATP-binding protein PstB, producing the protein MTQDAMTSPEAEQTDDQRTSPTPGTDGLADRADDAGPEAVVDRTLIEARDLDVYYGDDQALHGIDMEIPEKQVTALIGPSGCGKSTFLRSINRMNDLIDIARVDGELYFRGKNVYDEDVDAVALRRKIGMVFQSPNPFPKSIYDNVAYGLKVQGKDNDVDEKVHTALERAALLDEVEDQLDSSGLDLSGGQQQRLCIARAIAPDPEVILMDEPASALDPVATSKIEDLIEDLAEEYTVVIVTHNMQQAARISDKTAVFLTGGELVEFDDTAKIFENPESERVEDYITGKFG; encoded by the coding sequence ATGACACAAGACGCTATGACTTCCCCAGAGGCGGAACAGACCGACGATCAGCGGACCAGCCCGACGCCGGGAACCGACGGCCTCGCGGACCGAGCCGACGACGCGGGACCGGAAGCGGTCGTCGATCGGACGCTTATCGAAGCGCGCGACCTGGACGTCTACTACGGCGACGATCAGGCGCTCCACGGGATCGACATGGAGATCCCGGAGAAGCAGGTGACGGCGCTGATCGGCCCCTCGGGCTGCGGCAAGTCGACGTTCCTGCGGTCGATCAACCGGATGAACGACCTCATCGACATCGCCCGCGTCGACGGCGAATTGTACTTCCGCGGGAAGAACGTCTACGACGAGGACGTCGACGCCGTCGCGCTGCGGCGCAAGATCGGGATGGTTTTCCAGTCGCCCAATCCGTTCCCGAAGTCGATCTACGACAACGTCGCCTACGGGCTGAAGGTCCAGGGGAAAGACAACGACGTCGACGAGAAGGTCCACACCGCCCTGGAGCGGGCCGCCCTGCTCGACGAAGTCGAGGACCAGCTCGACTCCAGCGGGCTGGATCTCTCCGGCGGCCAGCAACAGCGCCTCTGTATCGCTCGCGCGATCGCGCCCGACCCGGAAGTCATCCTGATGGACGAGCCGGCGTCGGCGCTCGACCCCGTCGCCACCTCGAAGATCGAGGACCTGATCGAGGACCTCGCCGAGGAGTACACGGTTGTGATCGTCACGCACAACATGCAGCAGGCGGCCCGCATCTCCGATAAGACGGCCGTCTTCCTCACCGGCGGCGAACTCGTCGAGTTCGACGATACCGCCAAGATCTTCGAGAATCCCGAGAGCGAGCGGGTCGAAGACTACATCACCGGTAAGTTCGGGTAG
- the pstA gene encoding phosphate ABC transporter permease PstA, whose amino-acid sequence MSTETDRSDPTDASEPAFGQVSRAKDVAFRWLTLAAALLGIVALAALLANVLVDALSLFDPEYGPWINWEFLTNPPSFSDPDDAGFFPAIVGSVALMLLIALITFPLGVGAAIYLEEYASDGPLTRFIQLNIANLAGVPSVVYGLLGLGLFVSLLNLGFGTLLVAGFTVSLLILPIVIISAQEAIRSVPDSQRQASYGMGATKWQTIRNVVLPRAMPGILTGTILALGRAIGETAPLIMIGAPTAVFGVPNSLFSKISAMPMQIFTWADLPEMEFQYGVVAAGVVTLLVILLSINSIAIVIRNRYQRRNGQ is encoded by the coding sequence ATGTCGACCGAAACCGATCGGTCGGATCCGACCGACGCCTCCGAACCCGCGTTCGGGCAGGTGAGTCGCGCGAAGGACGTCGCGTTCCGGTGGCTCACCCTCGCCGCAGCGCTGCTCGGCATCGTCGCGCTCGCCGCCCTGCTGGCGAACGTCCTGGTGGACGCGCTCAGCCTGTTCGACCCCGAATACGGTCCGTGGATCAACTGGGAGTTCCTCACGAACCCGCCGAGCTTCAGCGACCCGGACGACGCCGGCTTCTTCCCGGCGATCGTCGGGTCGGTGGCGCTCATGCTATTGATCGCGCTCATCACGTTCCCGCTGGGCGTCGGCGCGGCGATCTACCTGGAGGAGTACGCGAGCGACGGCCCGCTCACGCGGTTCATCCAGCTGAATATCGCCAACCTGGCCGGCGTCCCCTCGGTCGTCTACGGGCTGCTCGGACTCGGCCTGTTCGTGAGCCTGCTCAACCTCGGCTTCGGGACGCTGCTGGTCGCCGGTTTCACCGTCTCGCTTCTCATCCTGCCGATCGTCATCATCTCGGCCCAGGAGGCGATCCGATCGGTGCCGGACTCCCAGCGCCAGGCCAGTTACGGCATGGGCGCGACAAAGTGGCAGACGATTCGCAACGTCGTCCTGCCGCGCGCGATGCCGGGCATCCTAACTGGGACCATCCTGGCGCTCGGCCGCGCGATCGGCGAGACCGCGCCGCTGATCATGATCGGCGCGCCGACGGCGGTGTTCGGCGTTCCCAACAGCCTGTTCAGCAAGATCAGCGCCATGCCCATGCAGATCTTCACGTGGGCCGACCTACCCGAGATGGAGTTCCAATACGGCGTCGTCGCGGCCGGCGTGGTGACGCTTTTGGTGATCCTGCTGTCGATCAACTCGATCGCGATCGTTATCCGGAACAGATATCAGCGGAGGAACGGACAATGA
- the pstC gene encoding phosphate ABC transporter permease subunit PstC: MSAPDFARDNVRSARGAAFKALFALCAFLSILTTVAIVVTLLYDAVDFFAVVSPVEFFTGTQWTPANEVYGVWPLISGTLIITFGSAAIALPIGLLTAIYLSEYASDRRRAYLKPALEVLAGVPTVVYGYFALVYVTPALDRIVPIGTFNALSASIMVGIMTIPMVSSISEDAMSAVPDSLRQASYGLGATKFTVSTSVVVPAALSGILSSYILALSRAIGETMIVAIAAGQTPRMADLTDPGGMFLESVQTMTAAMVQIGASDVIGESTEYKSLFAVGLTLFVITFAMNLISEWVSSRYREVYR; the protein is encoded by the coding sequence ATGAGCGCGCCCGACTTCGCTCGCGATAACGTGCGATCGGCCCGAGGCGCGGCGTTCAAGGCGCTGTTCGCGCTCTGTGCGTTCCTGTCGATCCTCACGACCGTCGCGATCGTCGTGACGCTGCTGTACGACGCCGTCGACTTCTTCGCGGTCGTCTCCCCGGTCGAGTTCTTCACGGGAACGCAGTGGACGCCCGCGAACGAGGTCTACGGCGTCTGGCCGCTGATCTCCGGCACGCTGATCATCACGTTCGGATCGGCCGCGATCGCGCTGCCGATCGGCCTGCTGACCGCGATCTACCTGAGCGAGTACGCCTCCGATCGCCGGCGGGCCTACCTCAAACCCGCGCTAGAAGTTCTCGCGGGCGTCCCGACCGTCGTCTACGGCTACTTCGCGCTGGTGTACGTCACGCCCGCGCTCGACCGGATCGTCCCGATCGGGACCTTCAACGCGCTCTCGGCGTCGATCATGGTCGGCATCATGACCATTCCGATGGTCTCCTCGATCAGCGAGGACGCGATGAGCGCGGTGCCGGACTCGCTGCGCCAGGCCAGCTACGGACTGGGCGCGACGAAGTTCACCGTCTCGACCTCCGTGGTCGTGCCGGCGGCGCTGTCGGGCATCCTCTCGTCGTACATCCTCGCGCTCTCGCGGGCGATCGGCGAGACGATGATCGTCGCGATCGCCGCGGGTCAGACCCCGCGCATGGCCGATCTCACCGATCCAGGCGGAATGTTCCTCGAGTCGGTCCAGACGATGACCGCCGCGATGGTCCAGATCGGGGCCAGCGACGTCATCGGCGAGTCGACCGAGTATAAGAGCCTCTTCGCCGTCGGGCTGACGCTGTTCGTCATCACGTTCGCGATGAACCTGATCAGCGAGTGGGTCTCCTCGCGGTACCGGGAGGTGTACCGCTGA
- a CDS encoding PstS family phosphate ABC transporter substrate-binding protein: MSRDPTGPPPARLGRRHFLAGTAVAATAGLSGCARTMAGQAREVNIAGSSTVFPITEVVASEFSKKREDITVSISQTGTGGGFSNFFCPGMTDINNASREIADAEVEQCSENGIEPVEFQIATDALTVVVSPEANWVDCLTVEELREIWLEGGARRWSDVRDDWPDQPFEFFGADSTSGTYDYFSEAIIGEEGSHRTQYHATERDRTIVQGVQGNPYAIGYFGFAYYDENPNQIKAVAIDDGNGCVEPSIETAKQGEYTPLSRPLFIYAAKQALERPEVQDFVEFYLEQSATDMVNEVGYVPVTEEVRDENLEKLETTIDEVTDE, from the coding sequence ATGTCGAGAGACCCCACTGGACCACCGCCGGCTCGTCTCGGACGGCGGCATTTTTTGGCCGGGACAGCCGTCGCCGCCACGGCCGGGCTGTCGGGCTGTGCCAGGACGATGGCGGGGCAGGCTAGGGAAGTAAACATCGCCGGGAGTTCTACGGTGTTCCCCATCACGGAAGTGGTCGCGTCCGAGTTCTCCAAGAAACGGGAGGACATAACCGTCTCGATCAGTCAGACGGGGACCGGCGGCGGCTTCTCGAACTTCTTCTGCCCGGGCATGACGGATATCAACAACGCCAGCCGCGAGATCGCCGACGCCGAGGTCGAACAGTGCAGTGAGAACGGGATCGAACCGGTCGAATTCCAGATCGCGACCGACGCGCTGACCGTCGTCGTCAGCCCGGAAGCCAACTGGGTCGACTGTCTCACGGTCGAGGAACTGCGAGAGATCTGGCTCGAGGGGGGCGCCAGGCGCTGGAGCGACGTTCGCGACGACTGGCCGGATCAACCGTTCGAGTTCTTCGGCGCCGACTCGACGTCCGGGACGTACGACTACTTCAGCGAGGCGATCATCGGCGAGGAGGGCTCGCACCGCACTCAGTACCACGCCACCGAGCGCGATCGAACGATCGTACAGGGCGTCCAGGGCAACCCGTACGCGATCGGCTACTTCGGGTTCGCCTACTACGACGAGAATCCGAACCAGATCAAGGCCGTCGCGATCGACGACGGCAACGGCTGCGTCGAGCCGTCGATCGAAACGGCGAAGCAAGGCGAGTACACGCCGCTCTCGCGGCCGCTGTTCATCTACGCCGCGAAACAGGCGCTCGAACGGCCGGAGGTACAGGACTTCGTCGAATTCTACCTCGAACAGTCGGCGACCGATATGGTCAACGAGGTCGGCTACGTGCCGGTCACCGAGGAAGTCCGCGACGAGAATCTCGAGAAACTCGAGACCACGATCGACGAGGTGACCGACGAATGA
- a CDS encoding phosphate signaling complex PhoU family protein, producing the protein METRKVQVTGGSTYTVSLPKTWATENDVSAGTTVAFYPEDNSLLLTPRTDGDRQEGTLDISNLEGERLTRAVMTMYVSGFDIIRLEASRITTDQRSAIRNATQGLVGVEVLEETTDSVVIQDLLDSSELSIVNAVSRMRLIAQSMLEDAVTALVENDDDMARDVIERDDDVDRLWLVVSRIFRATLRSPRAAEELGVPREDCFDYHSSARQLERVADHAAKISNLALKIEEIPEDVAEALVSLHADAFDILEKSMDALFADETDEENRLGHAAREAVLDIDQHTRTIDDMLRELDPVQAQSLGLIVDSLSRSADYGGNIAETALQKAAPRP; encoded by the coding sequence ATGGAAACGCGCAAGGTCCAGGTGACGGGCGGCTCGACCTACACCGTCTCGTTGCCCAAGACCTGGGCGACCGAAAACGACGTCAGCGCCGGAACGACGGTCGCGTTCTACCCCGAGGACAACTCGTTGCTGTTGACGCCCAGAACCGACGGCGATCGCCAGGAGGGGACGCTCGACATCTCGAATCTCGAAGGCGAGCGGCTCACCCGCGCCGTGATGACGATGTACGTCAGCGGGTTCGACATCATCCGCCTCGAGGCCAGTCGCATCACGACCGACCAGCGAAGCGCGATTCGGAACGCGACCCAGGGGCTCGTCGGCGTCGAAGTGCTCGAGGAGACCACCGACAGCGTGGTCATCCAGGACCTGCTCGACTCGTCGGAACTGTCGATCGTCAACGCGGTCTCCCGGATGCGACTGATCGCCCAGTCGATGCTCGAGGACGCCGTCACCGCGCTCGTCGAGAACGACGACGACATGGCGCGGGACGTCATCGAGCGCGACGACGACGTCGATCGGCTCTGGCTCGTCGTCTCCCGGATCTTCCGGGCGACGCTGCGATCCCCGCGCGCGGCCGAAGAACTCGGCGTCCCGCGGGAGGATTGCTTCGACTACCACTCGAGCGCGCGCCAACTCGAGCGGGTCGCGGATCACGCCGCCAAGATCAGCAACCTCGCGCTGAAAATCGAGGAGATCCCCGAGGACGTCGCCGAGGCGCTCGTCTCCCTGCATGCGGACGCCTTCGACATCCTCGAGAAGTCGATGGACGCGCTGTTCGCCGACGAGACCGACGAGGAGAACCGGCTCGGCCACGCCGCTCGCGAGGCCGTCCTCGACATCGACCAGCACACGCGGACGATCGACGACATGCTTCGCGAGCTCGATCCCGTCCAGGCCCAGTCGCTCGGGCTGATCGTCGACTCCCTCTCGCGGAGCGCCGACTACGGCGGCAACATCGCCGAAACCGCGCTCCAGAAGGCGGCACCGCGCCCCTGA